In Bordetella genomosp. 11, the following proteins share a genomic window:
- the mobH gene encoding MobH family relaxase, which translates to MLSLFQRKRVSVAPAPSPAPTTDLPKGLLRPEAAAALLATPRRQKLLEHIWQRTSLSRRQFATLYRAPLERYAELVQQFPASESHHHAYPGGMLDHGLEIVAYSLKLRQSHLLPIGASPEDQAAQSEAWTAAVAYAALLHDIGKIAVDLHVELADGSTWHPWHGPLHQPYRFRYRDDREYRLHSAATGLLYRQLLDCDLLDWLSGYPSLWAPLLYVLAGQYEHAGVLGELVVQADRASVAQELGGDPARVMAAPKHALQRKLLDGLRYLLKEELKLNQPEASDGWLTQDALWLVSKTVSDKLRAHLLSQGIDGIPANNTAVFNVLQDHGMLQPTTDGKAVWRATVTSATGWSHSFTLLRLAPALIWEPDERPIPFAGMVAIDAAPTDTSVAQPAAVAEMTQEGQEAPPWESSSVAVPSPATQTVPDVLEDMLAMVGMGNSSGTQQDAEATSHAADATPSGATMPATAAASPPSPVPPAAPSSATAQPSGEHFIAWLKQGIVSRRLIINDAKALVHTVNETAYLVSPGVFQRYAQEHPYVGALAKQEGQQDWQWVQKRFERLQQHRKQSSGLNIWTCEVTGPRKSKRLHGYLLANPHVIFVEVPPDNPYLSLDAAS; encoded by the coding sequence ATGCTCTCCTTGTTCCAGCGAAAAAGGGTCTCTGTCGCCCCCGCTCCGTCGCCAGCACCCACCACCGATCTCCCGAAAGGGCTGCTGCGGCCAGAAGCCGCCGCAGCGCTGCTGGCAACACCGCGCCGGCAGAAACTGCTGGAACACATCTGGCAGCGCACGTCGCTGTCGCGCAGGCAGTTCGCCACCCTGTACCGCGCACCGCTGGAACGCTACGCCGAGCTGGTCCAGCAGTTTCCCGCTTCCGAAAGCCACCACCACGCTTACCCGGGCGGCATGCTGGACCACGGCCTGGAAATCGTCGCCTACAGCCTGAAGCTGCGGCAGTCCCATCTGCTGCCCATCGGTGCCAGCCCCGAGGACCAGGCGGCGCAGTCCGAGGCCTGGACCGCCGCCGTCGCCTACGCGGCGCTGCTGCACGACATCGGCAAGATTGCCGTCGATCTGCACGTCGAGCTGGCCGACGGCAGTACCTGGCACCCGTGGCACGGCCCGCTGCATCAGCCGTACCGCTTCCGCTACCGCGACGATCGCGAATACCGGCTCCACAGCGCTGCGACAGGCCTGCTCTACCGACAACTGCTCGACTGCGATCTTCTGGACTGGCTCAGCGGCTATCCGTCCTTGTGGGCACCGCTGCTCTACGTTCTGGCTGGGCAGTATGAGCACGCCGGGGTCCTGGGCGAGCTTGTCGTGCAGGCTGATCGCGCTTCTGTGGCGCAGGAGCTGGGTGGTGATCCGGCCCGCGTCATGGCCGCGCCCAAGCACGCACTGCAACGCAAGCTGCTCGACGGGCTGCGTTATCTGCTCAAGGAAGAGTTGAAGCTGAACCAGCCCGAGGCCTCTGATGGCTGGCTCACCCAGGACGCACTATGGCTGGTGAGCAAGACGGTTTCCGACAAGCTGCGCGCGCATCTGCTGTCCCAAGGCATTGACGGCATTCCCGCGAACAACACCGCCGTGTTCAACGTGCTGCAGGATCATGGCATGTTGCAGCCCACGACGGACGGTAAAGCAGTCTGGCGCGCGACCGTGACCAGCGCGACCGGGTGGTCCCACTCGTTCACTCTGTTGCGTCTCGCTCCCGCCCTGATATGGGAACCAGACGAACGGCCCATTCCTTTCGCTGGTATGGTGGCGATTGACGCCGCACCCACCGATACGTCGGTTGCCCAGCCGGCAGCCGTCGCGGAAATGACCCAGGAAGGCCAAGAAGCGCCACCATGGGAAAGCAGCAGCGTCGCAGTACCGTCGCCCGCGACTCAAACAGTACCCGACGTGTTGGAGGACATGCTGGCGATGGTGGGCATGGGCAATTCGTCCGGCACGCAGCAGGATGCGGAGGCCACCTCGCATGCGGCCGACGCAACACCATCCGGAGCTACTATGCCAGCGACGGCTGCAGCTTCACCGCCATCGCCTGTGCCCCCGGCCGCGCCATCGTCCGCTACTGCGCAGCCATCCGGCGAGCATTTCATTGCGTGGCTGAAACAGGGAATCGTTTCGCGGCGCCTCATCATCAACGATGCCAAGGCGCTGGTGCATACCGTGAACGAAACAGCCTACTTGGTCAGCCCTGGCGTGTTCCAGCGATACGCACAAGAGCACCCGTATGTAGGAGCGCTGGCCAAGCAGGAGGGCCAGCAAGATTGGCAGTGGGTGCAAAAGCGCTTCGAGCGCCTGCAGCAACATCGCAAGCAATCCAGCGGTCTCAATATCTGGACCTGCGAAGTAACAGGACCGAGGAAGTCAAAGCGTTTACATGGGTACCTTCTGGCTAATCCGCACGTCATCTTCGTTGAAGTCCCGCCTGACAATCCGTACCTATCTCTCGACGCCGCATCGTGA